AACTGCATCTGGTGGTCCATTCAGAGGTAAAAGTAGACAAGAATTAATAGATATAAGACCTGAAGATGCGATTAAACATCCAAAATGGAACATGGGTAAAAAAATATCAGTTGATTCGTCAACGCTTATGAATAAAGGACTCGAGGTTATTGAAGCACACTGGTTATTTGGGATAGATTACGAAAATATACAAGTGGTAGTTCATCCACAAAGTGTTATACATTCTATGGTCGAGTATATAGATGGTAGTATAATAGCACAAATGAGTTCTACTGACATGAGGCTTCCTATTCAATATGCCATAAACTATCCAAAGAGAAACATCGCTGTAATTGATAAATTGGATTTTTATAATATGAGCAATTTAACTTTTGAAAAACCTGACAGTGATACATTTAAATGCCTTAAATTAGCCTTAAAAGCAGGTAAAATGGGTGGTAATATGCCTGCTATAATGAATGCTGCGAATGAGGTAGCTGTTGAACTCTTTTTAGATTATAAAATTAAATATCTACAAATAGAAGATATTATAGAAAAATGCATGAATAAATTTGATCACAATATTAAACCAAATCTAGAAGAAATTTTAGATGTTGATTTAAAGGTTAGGGAATATGTGAAAAAAAATTATGATCAAAAATAGGGAGGAAAATTGTTATGGGTAGTATTTTACCGAATATACCATATATTATTATGGCCATTTTAGCATTTAGTCTTTTAGTAATAATACATGAATTAGGTCATTTTATAATGTGTAAGTTAAATGGGGTAAAAGTAAGTGAATTTTCACTCGGAATGGGTCCAAAACTTTTTGGAATAAAAGGAAAGGAAACAGAGTACTTAATTAAAGCATTTCCTGTTGGGGGATATGTCAAAATGGAAGGGGAAGAGGGGAACAGTAATGATCCTAGATCTTTCACTAATAAAACACCAGTTCAAAAACTAAGCATAGTTTCTGCTGGAGCAATTATGAATCTGATTTTAGCAGTGGTTTTATTTGCTATTGTTGGTGCTGCAAAAGGATATGTATTACCAATAATAGGGCAAGTAGTTGCGAGTAGCCCAGCTATGCATTCTGGATTACAAGTTGGAGATAAAATTACTAAAATTGATAAAGTTAGCATAGAGAGATGGGATGAATTTATAAATATTGTTTACGCGTCTAAAGGTGAAAGTATGAACATTGAAGTAGTTAGAAATTCAAAGGTGAAAGAAATTTCTTTAAAACCAGTTAAAAATGTGAAGGAAAATAGATACATGATAGGAATTGCTGCTTCAGGTGTAGAAAAAAAATTAAACTTTGGCGAATCAGTAGGATATGGATTTGGTCAAACAGTTGATACTGCAAAACAAACTTTTGGTTTTTTTGGCACTATATTTAAGGGTCAATTTTCGGGTTCTGATGTAGGGGGACCTATAAGCATAATGAGGATTTCAACAAAAGCAGCACAAACTGGATTAACAACGTTACTTTACTTTACTGCACTAATGAGTGTGCAATTAGGAATATTTAATATAATACCTTTTCCAGCTTTAGATGGAGGATGGATCTTTATGTTATTATTTGAAATAATATCAGGTAAGAAATTAGATGATAATAAGGTAGGAACTATAAATTATATTGGATTTATGTTTTTAATGGCATTAATGGTGGTAATAGTTATTAAGGATATAGTTAGTCCAATGAAATTCTAGGAGATGAAGATTATGGAAGCTAGAAAAACAAAAAAAATTAAAATTGGTGATTTATATATAGGTGGAGATTCAAAGATTGCAGTGCAGTCAATGACGAATACTGATACACGAGATGTAGAGGCTACGATAAAACAAATACTTGAGCTTGAAAAAGTAGGTTGCGATATTGTACGCTGTGCAGTGCCAGATATGGTAGCTGCTGAGGCGATAAAAGATATAATGAAAGGTATTCATATACCTCTAGTTGCAGATATCCATTTTGATTATAGGCTGGCTTTAAAAGTTATTGAGAATGGAGTATCTAAACTAAGAATTAATCCAGGTAATATTGGAAATATTGATAGAATAAAATTAGTTGCAGATGCAGCCAAAGCGAAGGGAATTCCAATTAGAATTGGGGTAAATTCAGGATCGCTAGAAAAAGATATTCTTAAAAAGTATGGACATGTATGTGCGCAAGCTTTAGTTGAAAGTGCGCTAAAACATGTTAAAATACTTGAAAGTTTAAATTTTTACGATATAGTTATTTCTATAAAATCATCAGATGTTGTAATGATGATTGAAAGTTATAAATTATTATCAGGCAAGGTAGATTATCCACTCCACCTTGGGGTTACTGAGGCTGGAACTACATGGAGAGGAACAATAAAATCAAGTGTTGGAATCGGAGCATTACTAGCTTCAGGTATAGGTGATACTATAAGGGTATCTCTAACTGGGGATGTAGTAGATGAGGTTAAAGTTGGAATAGAAATCCTAAAATCATTAGGTTATATAGATGACGGAATTAAATTTGTATCATGCCCAACATGTGGTAGAACGCAAATAAATCTTATAAAGATTGCAAATGAAGTAGAAAAAAGATTGGAATTTTGTAATAAAAATATAAAGATTGCAGTGATGGGATGCATAGTTAATGGTCCGGGTGAAGCAAGAGAGGCTGATATTGGCATCGCTGGCGGAGATGGAGTTGGTCTCATATTTAAAAAAGGTGAAATAATTAAAACTGTTAAGGAAGAAGATTTAGTAGAAGAACTTATTCGTGAAGTAAATAACCTATAAGATGACTTCTCAGGAGGAATATTAATGAACGCAAGTCTAGCTCAAATGTTGAAAAATGATCTTGATTTAAATGAAGAAACATTAGTAGATAATATTAAGGTGTTAAGGGTTCAGTACCTTAAGAAAAGCAATAAATTAAGGGTGATTATTAAATCTTTTGAGGATACAGATGATAATAAAAAACTACTAATTAAAGAGATTATATCAAAACGATTATGTAGTTTTAACGATATACAGTTGATTTGCTACCATGATGTATCAAATGCAACTATAGAAGATGTAAAAGATAAGTTTTGGCTCGATGTAGTTAATGTAATATCTATCTCAGAGCCATCAAGTAAGGATAGTTTACTTAAGTCAACTAGAATAATTGAGAATGGTATACTTAAAATTCAGTGTGGTAATGATTTTATGTGCAAAATTCTAAGAGATAAAAATATAGAACTTCTTATGAAAAACACTATAAATGATATGTTTGGAGTTGATTCACTAGTTAAACTAGAACATAACAGTGAACTTTCTAAAGATGATTCTTTAATGAAAAAAGAAAAAGAAAATGAAACTATAATTAATGAAATAGTTAAAAATATGAATATAGAAAAGACAGACAAGCCCCGTAGTGGTGGGCAAAGTAATGATAATAGCAATGGCTACAAAGCTAATAAATTTAGTAGACCGGGTTACAAAAAGGGTGAAGTTGCTGATAAAAATACTATTATGGGAAGAAATATTAATGATGAAAGTATAGAAATAAAAGATATAAGTGAGACTTCAGGAATAATTTGTGCTTGTGGTGATATTTTTAAGGTGAATATAATTGAAACAAAAACGGGAAGAATAATTATAACATTTTATATTACAGATTATTCCAGCTCGATTACGGTGAAATGTTTTCCAAAGCCTAAAGAAGTAGAAAAGATGATGGAGGAAATCAAAGTTGGACTCTTTTGCAAGATACGTGGAGAAGCAAGTTATGATACTTATGCAAGAGAAGTTGTAGTTATGGCTAGAGATATAATTAAACTTAAAAAAATAGAAAGAATGGATACTGCTCAGGAGAAAAGGGTTGAACTTCATCTTCATACTCAAATGAGTGCTATGGATGGTATTAGTCCTGCATCGAAACTTGTTGAAAGAGCAGCTAAGTGGGGACATAGCGCAGTAGCAATAACTGATCATGGTGTAGTTCAAGCATTTCCAGAAGCCATGGATGCAGCTAAAAAGAATAAGATTAAGGTTATCTATGGTGTTGAGGGTTACCTAGTAGACGATGGAGTGCCAATTGTTATTAATAATAAAGGTGAAACTTTAGATGATCGTTTTGTAGTCTTTGATTTAGAAACAACTGGGTTATCTAGTGAAAATGATAAAATTATAGAAATTGGTGCATTGAAGATAGAAAATGGAAAAATAGTAGATAGATTTAGTGAGTTTGTAAATCCGGGAATAGACATACCTTATAAGATTATAGAACTAACTGGAATTACAAATGATAATGTTTCTGATGCAGCCTCTATAGAAGATGTACTTCCTAAGTTTTTAGAGTTTACAAAAGATAGTGTGCTTGTAGCACACAATTCTGACTTCGATGCATCTTTTATTAAAAAAAATTCACAGAGGTTAGGCTTGAAGTTTGAGAATGCAATTATGGATACAATTCCTTTAGCTAAATATTTACTTAAAGACCTTAAAACGTTTAAGTTAAATACAGTAGCCAAATATTTAGGCATAACCCTAGAAAATCATCATAGAGCTGTAGATGATGCTAAAGCTACCGCAGACATACTATTACATTGTTTTGGGCTACTTCGCGAAAAAAACATTTTAGATTTAGATACTTTAAATAAAGAATTTCTAGCTGACTTTAATGTGAAAAAGGCTAACACTTATCATGTGATTATTTTGGTAAAGAATCAAATAGGGCTAAAGAACCTTTATAAGCTTATTTCATTTTCAAATTTAGAATATTTTCATAGAAGACCAAGGCTTCCTAAAACTTTAATTGAAAAGTACAGAGAGGGCCTTATAGTTGGATCGGCGTGTGAAGCTGGACAAGTATATAAAGAAGTGCTTCAAGGAAAATCTGAAGAAGATATTAATAAAATAGTAAAATTCTATGATTATTTAGAAATACAACCTTTACTAAATAATAAATTTATGATTAAAAATGGAATAGTAAAAGACGAAAGTGAATTAATGGACATTAATAGGAGGATATGCACTATTGGTGATAAAAATAATATGCCAGTAGTTGCTACAGGGGATGTACATTTTTTAGAACCTTTAGATGCAGTTTTTAGAAAAATATTGATGGCAGGTAAAGGGTTTTCAGATGCAGATGATCAACCACCATTATATTTTAAAACTACAAATGAGATGCTAAGTGAATTTTCATATTTAGGAGAAAAAAAATGTAAAGAAGTAGTAATTTATAATCCGAATAAAATTGCTGAAATGATAGAATTTGTAAAACCAATACCAGATGGAACTTTTACACCTAAAATACCTGGGGCAGAAGATGATATCAGAAAGATGACATCAGATAAAGTTCATTCAATATATGGGGATCCATTGCCTGAGATAGTTGAAAAAAGATTGGAAAAAGAATTAAATTCTATTATTGGTAATGGATATGCTGTGCTTTATTTGATAGCTGAAAAATTAGTAGCAAAATCACTTGCAGATGGTTATTTGGTAGGCTCAAGAGGTTCGGTTGGATCTTCTTTTGCAGCTAATATGTCTAATATAACAGAAGTAAATGGGTTGCCACCACATTATATATGTCCTAATTGCAAAAAGAGTGAATTTATTTTAGATGGATCTATTGGTTCAGGTGCTGATTTACCTGATAAAGAATGTCCTGATTGTGGAACATTATATAAAAAAGATGGTTTTGATATTCCATTTGAAACATTCTTAGGATTTGAAGGAGATAAAGAACCGGATATAGATTTGAATTTTTCAGGGGATAATCAAGCAGACATACATAGATATACAGAGGTGCTGTTTGGGAAAGGGCATACTTTTAAGGCTGGAACTATTGGAACCATTGCTGATAAAACTGCTTATGGTTATGTGAAAAAATATTTGAATGAAAAAGATGTTATGGTACCTCAAGCTGAAATTGAGAGACTTGTACAAGGATGTACTGGCGTTAAGAGGACCTCAGGACAACATCCAGGTGGAATAATGGTTGTTCCAAGTGACAATGAGATATATAATTTTTGCCCTGTGCAACATCCGGCGGATGACCCAACATCAGATATTATTACAACGCATTTTGATTACCATTCTATAAGTGGTAGGTTACTTAAACTTGATATTCTTGGTCATGATGATCCTACAATGCTTAAAATGCTTCAAGATTTAACGGGACTTGACCCTTTAACTATCCCATTATCTGATGATAATGTTATAAGCTTATTTACGTCGCCTAAGGCACTTGGACTTACAGCTCAGGAATTAGGTTGTGAAGTGGGAAGCTATGGGGTTCCAGAATTTGGTACAAAATTTGTTAGACAAATGCTTTTAGATACACAACCAAAATCTTTTTCAGATTTGGTAAGAATTTCAGGATTATCTCACGGTACTGACGTATGGATTAATAATGCGCAATATTATATTAAAGAAGGATTTACAACGCTTAAAGATTGTATTTCTACAAGAGATGATATAATGGTTTATCTATTGCATAAAGATCTTGAGCCTAAGACTGCTTTTACTATTATGGAGAAAGTACGAAAAGGTAAGGGACTTTCAGAAGAACATGAGAAAATAATGAAAGAGCATGATGTTCCGGATTGGTATATAGGATCATGTAAAAAAATAAAGTATATGTTCCCTAAGGGGCATGCAGTAGCATATGTAATGATGGCCATTAGAATAGCATATTATAAGGTTTATTACCCAAAAGAATACTATGCTACATTTTTTACTATAAGAGCAGATGATTTTGATGCAAACTTGATAGTAAAAGGTGACAGTGCTATAAGAGTTAAAATGGATGAACTCGAAGCTTTAGGTAAGGATATAGGAGTGAAAGAAAAAGGACTTCTAACTGCTCTTGAGTTATCTTTTGAAATGTATAAAAGAGGAATTAAATTATTAAATGTTGATCTTTATAAGTCAGAGGCGGTTAAATTTACAATTGAAGAAGATTCACTAAGACCTCCTTTAAATGCACTTGAAGGGGTAGGTGAAAATGCTGCTAAAAGTATAGCGCTAGAAAGAGTGCATG
This window of the Clostridium estertheticum genome carries:
- the rseP gene encoding RIP metalloprotease RseP, with amino-acid sequence MGSILPNIPYIIMAILAFSLLVIIHELGHFIMCKLNGVKVSEFSLGMGPKLFGIKGKETEYLIKAFPVGGYVKMEGEEGNSNDPRSFTNKTPVQKLSIVSAGAIMNLILAVVLFAIVGAAKGYVLPIIGQVVASSPAMHSGLQVGDKITKIDKVSIERWDEFINIVYASKGESMNIEVVRNSKVKEISLKPVKNVKENRYMIGIAASGVEKKLNFGESVGYGFGQTVDTAKQTFGFFGTIFKGQFSGSDVGGPISIMRISTKAAQTGLTTLLYFTALMSVQLGIFNIIPFPALDGGWIFMLLFEIISGKKLDDNKVGTINYIGFMFLMALMVVIVIKDIVSPMKF
- a CDS encoding PolC-type DNA polymerase III, with protein sequence MNASLAQMLKNDLDLNEETLVDNIKVLRVQYLKKSNKLRVIIKSFEDTDDNKKLLIKEIISKRLCSFNDIQLICYHDVSNATIEDVKDKFWLDVVNVISISEPSSKDSLLKSTRIIENGILKIQCGNDFMCKILRDKNIELLMKNTINDMFGVDSLVKLEHNSELSKDDSLMKKEKENETIINEIVKNMNIEKTDKPRSGGQSNDNSNGYKANKFSRPGYKKGEVADKNTIMGRNINDESIEIKDISETSGIICACGDIFKVNIIETKTGRIIITFYITDYSSSITVKCFPKPKEVEKMMEEIKVGLFCKIRGEASYDTYAREVVVMARDIIKLKKIERMDTAQEKRVELHLHTQMSAMDGISPASKLVERAAKWGHSAVAITDHGVVQAFPEAMDAAKKNKIKVIYGVEGYLVDDGVPIVINNKGETLDDRFVVFDLETTGLSSENDKIIEIGALKIENGKIVDRFSEFVNPGIDIPYKIIELTGITNDNVSDAASIEDVLPKFLEFTKDSVLVAHNSDFDASFIKKNSQRLGLKFENAIMDTIPLAKYLLKDLKTFKLNTVAKYLGITLENHHRAVDDAKATADILLHCFGLLREKNILDLDTLNKEFLADFNVKKANTYHVIILVKNQIGLKNLYKLISFSNLEYFHRRPRLPKTLIEKYREGLIVGSACEAGQVYKEVLQGKSEEDINKIVKFYDYLEIQPLLNNKFMIKNGIVKDESELMDINRRICTIGDKNNMPVVATGDVHFLEPLDAVFRKILMAGKGFSDADDQPPLYFKTTNEMLSEFSYLGEKKCKEVVIYNPNKIAEMIEFVKPIPDGTFTPKIPGAEDDIRKMTSDKVHSIYGDPLPEIVEKRLEKELNSIIGNGYAVLYLIAEKLVAKSLADGYLVGSRGSVGSSFAANMSNITEVNGLPPHYICPNCKKSEFILDGSIGSGADLPDKECPDCGTLYKKDGFDIPFETFLGFEGDKEPDIDLNFSGDNQADIHRYTEVLFGKGHTFKAGTIGTIADKTAYGYVKKYLNEKDVMVPQAEIERLVQGCTGVKRTSGQHPGGIMVVPSDNEIYNFCPVQHPADDPTSDIITTHFDYHSISGRLLKLDILGHDDPTMLKMLQDLTGLDPLTIPLSDDNVISLFTSPKALGLTAQELGCEVGSYGVPEFGTKFVRQMLLDTQPKSFSDLVRISGLSHGTDVWINNAQYYIKEGFTTLKDCISTRDDIMVYLLHKDLEPKTAFTIMEKVRKGKGLSEEHEKIMKEHDVPDWYIGSCKKIKYMFPKGHAVAYVMMAIRIAYYKVYYPKEYYATFFTIRADDFDANLIVKGDSAIRVKMDELEALGKDIGVKEKGLLTALELSFEMYKRGIKLLNVDLYKSEAVKFTIEEDSLRPPLNALEGVGENAAKSIALERVHGEFISKEDLRTRCKVSKTVIEALDNHGCLKDLPDTNQLSFF
- the dxr gene encoding 1-deoxy-D-xylulose-5-phosphate reductoisomerase; translation: MKKLTILGVTGSIGTQTLDVIRSDIKNFIIIGISANTNYEKIIPIIEEFKPKYVAMMDEEASLKLKKYCDLNKYSTEILHGLDGLNYISTLTEVDLVVTSVVGMIGLVPTIKAIYAGKDIALANKETLVAAGELVMEAAKKNNVNILPVDSEHGAIFQCLQGNKLENVNKIIITASGGPFRGKSRQELIDIRPEDAIKHPKWNMGKKISVDSSTLMNKGLEVIEAHWLFGIDYENIQVVVHPQSVIHSMVEYIDGSIIAQMSSTDMRLPIQYAINYPKRNIAVIDKLDFYNMSNLTFEKPDSDTFKCLKLALKAGKMGGNMPAIMNAANEVAVELFLDYKIKYLQIEDIIEKCMNKFDHNIKPNLEEILDVDLKVREYVKKNYDQK
- the ispG gene encoding flavodoxin-dependent (E)-4-hydroxy-3-methylbut-2-enyl-diphosphate synthase translates to MEARKTKKIKIGDLYIGGDSKIAVQSMTNTDTRDVEATIKQILELEKVGCDIVRCAVPDMVAAEAIKDIMKGIHIPLVADIHFDYRLALKVIENGVSKLRINPGNIGNIDRIKLVADAAKAKGIPIRIGVNSGSLEKDILKKYGHVCAQALVESALKHVKILESLNFYDIVISIKSSDVVMMIESYKLLSGKVDYPLHLGVTEAGTTWRGTIKSSVGIGALLASGIGDTIRVSLTGDVVDEVKVGIEILKSLGYIDDGIKFVSCPTCGRTQINLIKIANEVEKRLEFCNKNIKIAVMGCIVNGPGEAREADIGIAGGDGVGLIFKKGEIIKTVKEEDLVEELIREVNNL